A genomic window from Nocardioides rotundus includes:
- a CDS encoding PrsW family intramembrane metalloprotease, giving the protein MPRSPRNSVAFTVVVTLVALLGGGLMFTVIAASGAPDILLVATVLAVLPVGPLVACFLWLDRYEPEPRSLLVAGLLWGALASTGTALVLQGVGSLRMGWTEFQSLAIGAPVTEELTKGIFLLLLLWWRRDELDGILDGIVYAGMVGIGFAFTENILYLAAAYQGGPGMGPGGVDALTQVFVLRGLFSPFAHPLFTVFTGIGIGIAVGSRSPVVRVLAPLLGYALAVLTHGLWNASSVYDGGRGFLGVYVAIMFPAFLLLTGFAIWSRRTEKRILTASLTDAARRGLLPASDIPWLVDLGSRRRMRRFVKEQGPEALQALRAYQQAAIELGFLHHRFLRGTAPRDFSSRGQVHVARIQAARPYFSFPGQVVPTR; this is encoded by the coding sequence ATGCCTCGGAGCCCCCGGAACAGCGTCGCGTTCACGGTGGTGGTGACGCTGGTGGCCCTCCTCGGCGGGGGTCTGATGTTCACGGTGATCGCCGCCTCCGGCGCGCCGGACATCCTGCTGGTGGCCACGGTCCTGGCCGTGCTTCCCGTGGGCCCGCTGGTGGCCTGCTTCCTCTGGCTGGACCGCTACGAGCCGGAGCCGCGCAGCCTGCTGGTGGCGGGGCTCCTGTGGGGCGCGCTGGCCTCCACCGGCACCGCGCTGGTGCTGCAGGGCGTCGGGTCGCTGCGGATGGGGTGGACGGAGTTCCAGTCCCTCGCCATCGGCGCGCCCGTGACCGAGGAGCTCACCAAGGGGATCTTCCTGCTGCTCCTGCTCTGGTGGCGCCGCGACGAGCTCGACGGGATCCTCGACGGCATCGTCTACGCCGGCATGGTGGGCATCGGCTTCGCCTTCACCGAGAACATCCTCTACCTCGCCGCGGCCTACCAGGGCGGACCGGGCATGGGCCCGGGCGGTGTGGACGCGCTGACCCAGGTGTTCGTCCTGCGCGGCCTCTTCAGCCCGTTCGCGCACCCGCTCTTCACCGTGTTCACCGGGATCGGCATCGGCATCGCCGTCGGCTCCCGCTCGCCCGTCGTACGCGTCCTCGCTCCGCTCCTCGGCTATGCCCTCGCGGTGCTCACCCACGGCCTGTGGAACGCCTCCAGCGTCTACGACGGAGGACGCGGCTTCCTCGGGGTGTACGTCGCGATCATGTTCCCGGCGTTCCTGCTGTTGACCGGCTTCGCGATCTGGTCGCGGCGCACCGAGAAGCGGATCCTCACCGCCTCGCTCACCGACGCCGCCCGGCGTGGGCTGCTGCCCGCCAGCGACATCCCCTGGCTGGTCGACCTGGGCTCGCGCCGCCGGATGCGCCGGTTCGTCAAGGAGCAGGGGCCCGAGGCGCTCCAGGCCCTGCGCGCCTACCAACAGGCTGCGATCGAGCTCGGCTTCCTGCATCATCGTTTCCTGCGCGGTACGGCGCCTCGCGACTTCTCCTCCCGCGGCCAGGTGCACGTCGCCCGGATCCAGGCCGCGCGTCCCTACTTCTCCTTCCCCGGACAGGTGGTACCCACTCGATGA
- a CDS encoding dynamin family protein — translation MTEQSQQPESIQMLTALVRLRGALQGTRLPLDVPGAADARRQLTEMIDQLEDYVIPRLMTIDAPLLTVVGGSTGAGKSTLVNSVVGRVVTEPGVLRPTTRSPVLVHHPDDVSWFGQDRLLPDLERVERATTDPSALQLVAVESVPQGLAILDAPDIDSVEEANRTLAAQLLAAADLWLFVTSAARYADQVPWDFLRQAADRSAAVAVVLDRTPPEAVETVSSHLARMLASRGLKDSPLFTVPEEPVGDDGLLSPDAVGEIRQWLEALAADAGARSAVVKQTLDGAIRSLSMRTHEVADAAVLQVEAEQRLREDVTKAYAAAADQISQASADGTLLRGEVLARWQEFVGTGELLRSLETKIGGLRDRIVGMVKGKPQQAERVTVAVESGLETLITEHAESAAERAEASWQSLAAGQALLGDAGEDLGRASRDFRRRAERTVRDWQEGVLDMVRDAGADKRTTARFLAFGVNGLGVALMIVVFAHTGGLLAGAEVGVAGGAAVVGQKLLEAVFGDQAVRSLAERARRDLEQRVEDLLATERARYLDLLDSLEVSPESPELLRASARRVDDLRVAARDENLG, via the coding sequence ATGACCGAACAGAGCCAGCAGCCGGAGAGCATCCAGATGCTGACCGCGCTCGTGCGGTTGCGCGGCGCGCTGCAGGGCACGCGGCTCCCGCTCGACGTACCCGGCGCCGCCGACGCCCGGCGGCAGCTGACCGAGATGATCGACCAGCTCGAGGACTACGTGATCCCGCGGCTGATGACCATCGATGCGCCGCTGCTCACCGTGGTCGGCGGCTCCACCGGCGCGGGCAAGTCGACGCTGGTGAACTCCGTCGTCGGGCGCGTGGTCACCGAGCCGGGCGTGCTGCGCCCCACCACGCGCTCGCCCGTCCTGGTCCACCACCCCGACGACGTGTCCTGGTTCGGCCAGGACCGGCTGCTGCCCGACCTCGAGCGGGTCGAGCGCGCCACCACCGACCCGTCTGCGCTCCAGCTGGTCGCGGTCGAGAGCGTGCCGCAGGGCCTGGCGATTCTGGACGCCCCCGACATCGACTCGGTCGAGGAGGCCAACCGCACGCTGGCGGCCCAGCTGCTGGCCGCGGCGGACCTGTGGCTGTTCGTCACCTCCGCAGCCCGCTACGCCGACCAGGTGCCGTGGGACTTCCTGCGGCAGGCCGCCGACCGGTCCGCGGCGGTCGCCGTGGTGCTGGACCGCACTCCGCCCGAGGCGGTCGAGACGGTCTCCAGCCACCTGGCGCGGATGCTCGCCTCGCGCGGGCTCAAGGACTCGCCGCTGTTCACCGTGCCCGAGGAGCCGGTGGGCGATGACGGTCTGCTGAGCCCGGACGCGGTGGGAGAGATCCGGCAGTGGCTCGAAGCACTCGCCGCCGACGCCGGCGCCCGTTCCGCGGTCGTCAAGCAGACCCTCGACGGGGCGATCCGCAGCTTGTCCATGCGCACCCACGAGGTCGCCGACGCCGCGGTGCTCCAGGTCGAGGCCGAGCAGCGGCTGCGCGAGGACGTGACCAAGGCCTACGCCGCTGCGGCCGACCAGATCAGCCAGGCCTCGGCCGACGGCACCCTGCTGCGCGGGGAGGTGCTCGCGCGCTGGCAGGAGTTCGTCGGCACCGGCGAGCTGCTGCGCTCCCTGGAGACCAAGATCGGCGGCCTGCGCGACCGGATCGTCGGCATGGTCAAGGGCAAGCCCCAGCAGGCCGAGCGGGTCACGGTGGCCGTCGAGTCGGGGCTGGAGACGCTGATCACCGAGCACGCGGAGTCCGCCGCCGAGCGGGCCGAGGCGTCTTGGCAGTCGCTGGCGGCGGGGCAGGCTCTGCTGGGCGACGCGGGTGAGGACCTCGGCCGCGCCTCGCGGGACTTCCGCCGCCGTGCCGAGCGCACGGTCCGGGACTGGCAGGAGGGCGTCCTGGACATGGTGCGCGACGCGGGGGCCGACAAGCGCACCACGGCCCGCTTCCTGGCCTTCGGGGTCAACGGGCTCGGCGTCGCCCTGATGATCGTCGTCTTCGCGCACACGGGCGGGCTGCTCGCCGGCGCGGAGGTCGGAGTCGCCGGTGGCGCCGCCGTCGTCGGGCAGAAGCTGCTCGAGGCGGTCTTCGGCGACCAGGCCGTGCGCAGCCTCGCCGAGCGGGCGCGCCGCGACCTCGAGCAGCGGGTCGAGGACCTGCTGGCGACGGAGCGGGCGCGCTACCTCGACCTGCTGGACAGCCTGGAGGTCTCCCCGGAGTCCCCGGAGCTGCTGCGTGCCTCCGCTCGCCGTGTCGACGACCTCCGGGTCGCGGCCCGGGATGAGAACCTAGGCTGA
- a CDS encoding DUF5946 family protein, with protein sequence MQRERPITRCEPGCGATVLDVEGPTHAYIGSSPGCWQVYGEVLDLEYADYRQGALHNLMVDAYAVQHPHNADRRNRQSVGVHLISLCALLEHDLSAGKARTLIGDAAFAGRMQGREWPHLVPSSLGAITVTDVRDALGPDERAEWVRRWADSVWAAFSDHHETVRQWLRDAWPGRG encoded by the coding sequence ATGCAGCGTGAACGCCCGATCACCCGATGCGAGCCCGGCTGTGGCGCGACGGTTCTCGACGTGGAGGGCCCCACGCACGCCTACATCGGATCGTCTCCCGGCTGCTGGCAGGTCTATGGCGAGGTGCTGGACTTGGAGTATGCCGACTACCGGCAAGGTGCTCTGCACAACCTCATGGTGGATGCCTACGCGGTCCAGCATCCGCACAACGCGGACCGGCGCAACCGGCAGTCGGTCGGCGTACACCTGATCAGCCTGTGCGCGCTCCTGGAGCACGACCTGTCCGCTGGTAAGGCACGGACACTCATCGGGGACGCCGCCTTCGCAGGCCGCATGCAGGGGAGGGAATGGCCGCACCTGGTTCCATCCTCACTCGGAGCGATCACGGTGACGGACGTTCGCGACGCGTTGGGTCCGGACGAGCGGGCGGAGTGGGTGCGACGGTGGGCGGACAGCGTCTGGGCGGCCTTCTCCGACCATCACGAGACCGTGCGGCAGTGGCTGCGGGACGCCTGGCCCGGCCGTGGGTAA
- a CDS encoding YfjP family GTPase — protein MPSLLEGAKRLVTTSGDLGARVAGLEAAAEHSRGRLDDALVDDAEGVVQRAAGRLKLSADHTVVALAGGTGSGKSSTFNALTGVDVSAVGVRRPTTSWATACIWGEQEADELLDWLEIPPRHRVMRDSLLDAKRGRTDAAMNGVVLLDLPDHDSTEVAHHLEVDRLARMADLLVWVLDPQKYADAAIHHRYLAPLHTHRDVMLVVLNQIDRVAPERRDAMVADVQRLLAKDGLEGVPVIPVSAREGTGVEELRSAIAARVAEKKATRTRLSADVRAVASRLDEATGHAKPRGLPKARVAQLEDSFADAAGVPTVVEAVRRSTRMRANRATGWPLVSWFSKLKPDPLRRLHLDLGAAGKELTGSARTSVPRATQVERARVDTSVRALADEVSDGMARPWASSVRRASTSRLDDLGDRLDGALGRTDLGAESLPGWAGAVRLLQWLLILVAGVGAVWLGLLAFGAYLGFRDVPTPEWEGLPVPTLMLLGGLAAGILLALLCRLLVSFTASRRAKRADRRLRAEIDGVAQELVVEPVEAELAAYSAARDGIAAALK, from the coding sequence ATGCCGTCGCTGCTCGAGGGAGCCAAGAGGCTCGTCACCACGTCGGGGGATCTCGGAGCCCGGGTCGCCGGGCTGGAGGCCGCCGCGGAGCACTCGCGCGGCCGGCTCGACGACGCCCTGGTCGACGACGCCGAAGGCGTGGTCCAGCGCGCCGCGGGTCGGCTCAAGCTGTCGGCCGACCACACGGTGGTGGCGCTGGCGGGCGGCACCGGGTCGGGCAAGTCGTCGACCTTCAACGCGCTGACGGGCGTCGACGTGTCCGCGGTGGGAGTACGCCGGCCCACGACGTCGTGGGCGACCGCGTGCATCTGGGGTGAGCAGGAGGCCGACGAGCTCCTGGACTGGCTGGAGATCCCGCCGCGCCACCGGGTGATGCGCGACTCGCTGCTCGACGCCAAGCGGGGGAGAACCGACGCGGCGATGAACGGCGTGGTGCTGCTCGACCTCCCCGACCACGACTCCACCGAGGTCGCCCACCACCTCGAGGTGGACCGGCTGGCCCGGATGGCCGACCTGCTGGTGTGGGTGCTCGACCCGCAGAAGTACGCCGACGCGGCGATCCACCACCGCTACCTCGCCCCCCTGCACACGCACCGGGACGTGATGCTCGTGGTGCTCAACCAGATCGACCGGGTCGCGCCCGAGCGCCGGGACGCGATGGTCGCCGACGTGCAGCGGCTGCTGGCCAAGGACGGCCTGGAGGGCGTCCCGGTGATCCCGGTCAGCGCCCGCGAGGGCACCGGCGTGGAGGAGCTGCGCTCGGCCATCGCCGCCCGGGTCGCGGAGAAGAAGGCGACCCGCACGCGGCTCTCGGCCGACGTACGCGCCGTCGCCTCCCGTCTGGACGAGGCCACCGGCCACGCGAAGCCCCGAGGGCTGCCGAAGGCGCGGGTGGCGCAGCTGGAGGACTCCTTCGCCGACGCCGCCGGCGTGCCCACCGTGGTCGAGGCGGTCCGCCGCTCCACGCGGATGCGCGCCAACCGGGCGACCGGCTGGCCGCTGGTGTCGTGGTTCAGCAAGCTCAAGCCCGACCCGCTCCGGCGGCTGCATCTCGACCTCGGCGCGGCCGGCAAGGAGCTCACCGGCTCCGCCCGCACGTCGGTGCCGCGGGCGACCCAGGTCGAGCGCGCCCGGGTCGACACCAGCGTGCGGGCTCTCGCCGACGAGGTGTCGGACGGGATGGCGCGCCCGTGGGCGAGCTCGGTGCGGCGCGCCTCCACGTCGCGGCTCGACGACCTCGGCGACCGGCTCGACGGGGCCCTGGGGCGTACGGACCTCGGCGCGGAGAGCCTGCCCGGCTGGGCGGGCGCCGTACGCCTCCTCCAGTGGTTGCTCATCCTGGTCGCCGGCGTCGGCGCCGTGTGGCTCGGGCTGCTCGCCTTCGGCGCCTACCTCGGCTTCCGCGACGTGCCGACCCCGGAGTGGGAGGGGCTGCCGGTGCCGACCCTGATGCTGTTGGGCGGGCTCGCCGCCGGGATCCTGCTGGCGCTGCTGTGTCGCCTGCTGGTCTCCTTCACCGCCTCCCGGCGCGCCAAGCGTGCCGACCGGCGGCTGCGCGCGGAGATCGACGGCGTCGCCCAGGAGCTGGTCGTCGAGCCGGTCGAGGCCGAGTTGGCGGCGTACTCCGCCGCGCGCGACGGGATCGCCGCCGCGCTGAAGTAG